One Natator depressus isolate rNatDep1 chromosome 3, rNatDep2.hap1, whole genome shotgun sequence DNA segment encodes these proteins:
- the C3H6orf120 gene encoding UPF0669 protein C6orf120 homolog: MAARWKKMLVILLAAQALLMGHSFEEEDVPDEWILLHVVQGQIGAGNYSYLRLNHEGKIVLQMQSLKGDADLYVSDMTLHPSFDEYELQSVTCGQDVVYVPAHFRRPVGIGIYGHPSHLESEFEMKVYYDRTIVDYPFAEASYNPEEMETSQKRTHSAEDQSQDEESIFWTILIGILKLILEILF, from the coding sequence ATGGCAGCACGTTGGAAGAAAATGTTGGTGATCCTTTTAGCAGCTCAAGCATTGCTTATGGGTCATAGCTTTGAGGAAGAGGATGTACCTGATGAATGGATTCTTCTTCATGTAGTCCAAGGTCAGATTGGAGCTGGAAACTATAGCTACTTGAGACTAAATCATGAAGGGAAGATAGTACTTCAGATGCAGAGTTTAAAAGGCGATGCCGATTTGTATGTATCTGATATGACCCTTCACCCCAGTTTTGATGAGTATGAGTTACAGTCTGTAACTTGTGGTCAAGATGTTGTTTATGTACCAGCCCACTTCCGCCGCCCAGTGGGAATAGGAATCTATGGTCATCCCTCTCACTTGGAGAGTGAGTTTGAAATGAAAGTATATTATGATAGAACAATTGTAGATTATCCATTTGCGGAGGCTTCCTACAACCCAGAAGAGATGGAGACAAGCCAGAAGCGCACTCATTCAGCAGAAGATCAATCTCAGGATGAGGAGTCTATTTTTTGGACTATACTCattggaattttaaaattaatacttgaaattcttttttaa
- the PHF10 gene encoding PHD finger protein 10 isoform X1: protein MAAVLSPRVCDSDPATPGTQSLKDDTEENSNDGSQPSKRRRMGSGDSSRSCETSSQDLGFSYFPAENLIEYKWPPDETGEYYMLQEQVSEYLGVTSFKRKYPDLERRDLSHKEKLYLRELNVITETQCTLGLTALRSDEVIDLMIKEYPAKHAEYSVILQEKERQRITDHYKEYSQMQQQNTQKVEASKVPEYIKKAAKKAAEFNSNLNRERMEERRAYFDLQTHIIQVPQGKYKILPTERTKVSPYPVALIPGQFQEYYKRYSPDELRYLPLNTALYEPPLDPELPALDSDGDSDDAEEGRGDDKRKIKGSSDNSSGNVSEGECANDNQEDSFQGRQKPRDKSATPRKDGSKRSVLSKSVPGYKPKVTPNAICGICLKGKESNKKGKTEALIHCSQCDNSGHPSCLDMTMELVAIIKTYPWQCMECKTCIICGQPHHEEEMMFCDVCDRGYHTFCVGLGAIPSGRWICDCCQKDPPTPRRGGRRGKNSKEG, encoded by the exons ATGGCGGCGGTTCTGTCTCCGCGGGTCTGTGACAGCGACCCGGCCACGCCCGGGACCCAGTCCCTGAAG GATGACACAGAAGAAAATTCAAATGATGGCAGCCAGCCATCAAAAAGACGACGTATGGGCTCAGGGGACAGTTCTCGAAGTTGTGAAACTTCTAGTCAAGATCTTGG CTTTAGCTACTTTCCTGCTGAAAATTTGATAGAATACAAATGGCCACCTGATGAAACGGGAGAATACTATATGCTTCAGGAGCAAGTCAGTGAATACTTGGGTGTGACCTCATTTAAACGAAAATATCCAG ATTTAGAGAGACGAGATCTGTCTCACAAGGAAAAACTCTACCTCAGAGAACTAAATGTCATCACAGAGACTCAGTGTACTCTAg GTCTAACAGCCTTGCGCAGTGATGAAGTAATTGATTTGATGATTAAAGAATATCCTGCCAAACATGCTGAGTATTCTGTAATACTGCAAGAAAAAGAACGCCAGCGAATAACAGATCATTATAAAGAGTACTCT caaaTGCAACAGCAGAACACACAAAAAGTAGAAGCTAGTAAAGTTCCAGAATATATTAAGAAAGCTGCCAAGAAAGCTGCAGAGTTTAACAGCAATTTAAACCGCGAACGAATGGAAGAAAGAAGAGCCTATTTTGATTTACAGACACAT ATTATCCAGGTGCCTCAAGGAAAATACAAAATCTTACCTACAGAGAGAACAAAGGTTAGTCCTTATCCGGTGGCTCTCATACCAGGCCAGTTCCAGGAGTACTACAAAAG atACTCCCCAGATGAACTTCGTTATTTGCCATTAAACACAGCCCTTTATGAACCACCTTTGGATCCAGAACTGCCTGCACTGGACAGTGATGGAGATTCGGATGATGCAGAAGAGGGTCGAGGTGATGACAAACGGAAAATCAAAGGCAGTTCG GACAACTCGTCTGGCAATGTATCTGAAGGTGAATGCGCCAATGACAACCAGGAGGATTCTTTTCAGGGAAGACAAAAACCAAGAGACAAAAGTGCTACTCCAAGAAAAGATGGTTCCAAACGTTCTGTACTGTCCAAATCAGTTCCTGGGTACAAG CCAAAGGTCACTCCAAATGCTATATGTGGAATTTGTCTGAAGGGTAAGGAGTCCAACAAGAAAGGAAAGACTGAAGCACTTATACACTGCTCCCAGTGTGACAACAGTG GCCACCCTTCTTGTCTTGATATGACCATGGAGCTTGTTGCTATAATTAAGACCTACCCTTGGCAGTGTATGGAGTGTAAAACATGCATTATATGTGGGCAGCCTCACCATGAAGAAGAAATGATGTTCTGTGATGTGTGTGACCGTGGTTATCACACCTTTTGTGTGGGGCTTGGTGCTATCCCTTCAG GTCGCTGGATTTGTGACTGTTGTCAAAAGGACCCCCCCACACCTAGAAGAGGAGGACGAAGGGGGAAAAACAGCAAAGAGGGCTAA
- the PHF10 gene encoding PHD finger protein 10 isoform X2, whose protein sequence is MAAVLSPRVCDSDPATPGTQSLKDDTEENSNDGSQPSKRRRMGSGDSSRSCETSSQDLGFSYFPAENLIEYKWPPDETGEYYMLQEQVSEYLGVTSFKRKYPERRDLSHKEKLYLRELNVITETQCTLGLTALRSDEVIDLMIKEYPAKHAEYSVILQEKERQRITDHYKEYSQMQQQNTQKVEASKVPEYIKKAAKKAAEFNSNLNRERMEERRAYFDLQTHIIQVPQGKYKILPTERTKVSPYPVALIPGQFQEYYKRYSPDELRYLPLNTALYEPPLDPELPALDSDGDSDDAEEGRGDDKRKIKGSSDNSSGNVSEGECANDNQEDSFQGRQKPRDKSATPRKDGSKRSVLSKSVPGYKPKVTPNAICGICLKGKESNKKGKTEALIHCSQCDNSGHPSCLDMTMELVAIIKTYPWQCMECKTCIICGQPHHEEEMMFCDVCDRGYHTFCVGLGAIPSGRWICDCCQKDPPTPRRGGRRGKNSKEG, encoded by the exons ATGGCGGCGGTTCTGTCTCCGCGGGTCTGTGACAGCGACCCGGCCACGCCCGGGACCCAGTCCCTGAAG GATGACACAGAAGAAAATTCAAATGATGGCAGCCAGCCATCAAAAAGACGACGTATGGGCTCAGGGGACAGTTCTCGAAGTTGTGAAACTTCTAGTCAAGATCTTGG CTTTAGCTACTTTCCTGCTGAAAATTTGATAGAATACAAATGGCCACCTGATGAAACGGGAGAATACTATATGCTTCAGGAGCAAGTCAGTGAATACTTGGGTGTGACCTCATTTAAACGAAAATATCCAG AGAGACGAGATCTGTCTCACAAGGAAAAACTCTACCTCAGAGAACTAAATGTCATCACAGAGACTCAGTGTACTCTAg GTCTAACAGCCTTGCGCAGTGATGAAGTAATTGATTTGATGATTAAAGAATATCCTGCCAAACATGCTGAGTATTCTGTAATACTGCAAGAAAAAGAACGCCAGCGAATAACAGATCATTATAAAGAGTACTCT caaaTGCAACAGCAGAACACACAAAAAGTAGAAGCTAGTAAAGTTCCAGAATATATTAAGAAAGCTGCCAAGAAAGCTGCAGAGTTTAACAGCAATTTAAACCGCGAACGAATGGAAGAAAGAAGAGCCTATTTTGATTTACAGACACAT ATTATCCAGGTGCCTCAAGGAAAATACAAAATCTTACCTACAGAGAGAACAAAGGTTAGTCCTTATCCGGTGGCTCTCATACCAGGCCAGTTCCAGGAGTACTACAAAAG atACTCCCCAGATGAACTTCGTTATTTGCCATTAAACACAGCCCTTTATGAACCACCTTTGGATCCAGAACTGCCTGCACTGGACAGTGATGGAGATTCGGATGATGCAGAAGAGGGTCGAGGTGATGACAAACGGAAAATCAAAGGCAGTTCG GACAACTCGTCTGGCAATGTATCTGAAGGTGAATGCGCCAATGACAACCAGGAGGATTCTTTTCAGGGAAGACAAAAACCAAGAGACAAAAGTGCTACTCCAAGAAAAGATGGTTCCAAACGTTCTGTACTGTCCAAATCAGTTCCTGGGTACAAG CCAAAGGTCACTCCAAATGCTATATGTGGAATTTGTCTGAAGGGTAAGGAGTCCAACAAGAAAGGAAAGACTGAAGCACTTATACACTGCTCCCAGTGTGACAACAGTG GCCACCCTTCTTGTCTTGATATGACCATGGAGCTTGTTGCTATAATTAAGACCTACCCTTGGCAGTGTATGGAGTGTAAAACATGCATTATATGTGGGCAGCCTCACCATGAAGAAGAAATGATGTTCTGTGATGTGTGTGACCGTGGTTATCACACCTTTTGTGTGGGGCTTGGTGCTATCCCTTCAG GTCGCTGGATTTGTGACTGTTGTCAAAAGGACCCCCCCACACCTAGAAGAGGAGGACGAAGGGGGAAAAACAGCAAAGAGGGCTAA